One genomic segment of Primulina tabacum isolate GXHZ01 chromosome 9, ASM2559414v2, whole genome shotgun sequence includes these proteins:
- the LOC142556864 gene encoding uncharacterized protein LOC142556864 — MSVVEYTSKFNSLGTHASAIMADDILKMHRFKCGLNSQYPISSAVYQLTGFDDLMGAAIRAETDIKHREDENKNKRPLTGQSFQGKQLVKRSNQSSGPFKGTPSNSTTTFSSIKPCPLCNYRHIGECRKNTGACFNCGKMGHRITNCPEPLKKMTWSNTNATPNKPKENKTNARMFVITQEEADEANDVVAGTIIINKISGYVLFDCGATHSFISRRFTKKLGLIPEILVEPFRIATPTSKTTETHKIHRNCIVYINKHTFNAELIQVNMVEFDVILGMDWLSKSHAIVDCRRKIIKLRTPSQKKITYHGKAKKRKSLLSASQTWKAMKSGEIVYLAMVNEVKEGVELKIEDIPVVQEFSDVFPEELPGMVPDREIEFEINLVPGATPISKAPYRMAPAELNELKEQLQEFDASKEGLGCVLMQEGRVIAYASRQLKPYEKNYPTHDLELAAVVFALKIWRHYLYGAKCEIFTDHQSLKYLFTQKELNMSQRRWIELLKDYDLTISYHPGKANKVADALSRKNMGK; from the exons ATGTCTGTTGTGGAGTACACTTCTAAATTCAACTCCCTTGGAACCCATGCTTCTGCCATCATGGCAGATGATATCCTGAAGATGCATCGTTTCAAATGTGGTCTGAACAGCCAGTATCCAATCAGCTCTGCAGTTTACCAACTCACAGGTTTTGATGATTTAATGGGAGCAGCCATTAGAGCTGAGACTGATATCAAGCACCGAgaagatgaaaataaaaataaacgaCCTCTCACTGGACAATCTTTTCAAGGTAAACAACTAGTTAAAAGGTCAAACCAATCTAGTGGACCATTCAAGGGAACTCCTTCCAATTCAACTACGACATTCTCAAGCATAAAACCGTGTCCATTATGCAATTACCGACACATTGGAGAATGTCGAAAGAACACTGGTGCTTGCTTCAATTGTGGGAAGATGGGACACCGAATTACTAATTGTCCtgaaccattaaagaaaatgacatGGTCAAACACTAATGCTACCCCCAACAAGCCAAAGGAGAATAAGACCAATGCTCGTATGTTTGTCATAACACAAGAAGAGGCAGATGAGGCAAACGATGTCGTGGCAGGTACCAttataatcaataaaatttcaggTTATGTGTTGTTTGACTGTGGTGCCACTCATTCATTTATTTCTAGGAGATTCACTAAGAAGTTAGGGCTTATACCAGAGATACTTGTTGAACCTTTTAGAATTGCTACTCCCACCAGTAAAACAACTGAAACACATAAGATACATCGGAACTGcatagtatatatcaataaacACACATTCAACGCTGAATTGATTCAAGTCAACATGGTGGAGTTCGACGTTATtctgggaatggattggttatccaAGAGTCATGCAATAGTAGATTGTCGGCGTAAGATTATCAAACTCCGAACTCCAAGccaaaaaaaaatcacataccATGGCAAGGCTAAGAAACGTAAATCCCTCCTTTCTGCATCTCAAACCTGGAAAGCCATGAAGTCTGGAGAAATAGTCTACCTAGCAATGGTAAATGAAGTAAAAGAAGGAGTCGAGCTCAAGATAGAAGATATTCCAGTGGTACAAGAATTTTCGGATGTCTTTCCAGAAGAGTTACCTGGAATGGTCCCGGACCGTGAGATAGAATTCGAGATTAACTTGGTACCAGGTGCTACACCAATATCAAAGGCACCCTATcgaatggctccagcagaaCTCAATGAGCTAAAAGAACAACTCCAAGAGTT TGACGCATCAAAAGAGGGTTTaggatgcgtactcatgcaagaagGAAGAGTAATCGCTTATGCatcaagacaattgaagccgtacgagaaaaattatcctactcaCGACCTTGAACTAGCTGCggtagtttttgccttaaaaatttggaggcattatctttACGGCGCCAAATGCGAGATCTTCACAGATCATCAAAGTCTCAAGTATTTGTTCACACAGAAAGAATTGAACATGAGTCAGAGAAGATGGATTGAATTGTTAAAAGATTATGATTTAACAATAAGCTATCACCCGGGCAAGGCAAATAAGGTAGCTGATGCTTTAAGTAGGAAAAACATGGGTAAATGA